The Argentina anserina chromosome 3, drPotAnse1.1, whole genome shotgun sequence genome includes a region encoding these proteins:
- the LOC126786250 gene encoding ADP-ribosylation factor GTPase-activating protein AGD5-like isoform X2 — translation MQCSGAHRSLGVHISKVRSATLDTWLPEQIAFIQSMGNEKSNSYWEAELPPNYDRVGIENFIRAKYELKKWVPRDGKLRSPPRVTDQKTSVSGVRPEIRSRHGDVKDIERSYEQKGALPPARINSAPQQVSDDFKPKYNEKKPQEACQEPRELLKKSEPVAPKAEPESQGVSATPFSVPVKVDYATDLFNLLSMDDSAGSDSMTSANNITLASIHATETKLADKKNNYAPKSSESKVQSKYGIEDLFTDSPSVTQTGSVKPQTNVKNDIINSFEKSSMVSPFSMHQQQQAMLCQQQSLLMNTANFGGSPAFPSLQPTSQAIHLPTKNGRSISQQVPGNMAPPNQQYYSQIGNGYHARPIGNAVSYSPSSMYTMRPVAPINGVRSTSASGAPPKPCVTPTPSGRDFDFSSLTQGLFSKR, via the exons ATGCAGTGTTCTGGGGCGCATAGAAGTCTTGGGGTACACATATCAAAG GTGAGATCTGCCACTTTGGACACATGGCTTCCAGAGCAGATTGCATTTATACAAT CCATGGGAAATGAGAAATCAAACAGTTACTGGGAAGCAGAGTTGCCTCCTAATTATGACAGAGTTGGAAttgaaaatttcatccgtgCAAA GTATGAATTGAAAAAGTGGGTTCCCAGGGATGGGAAACTAAGATCACCTCCCAGGGTGACGGATCAGAAAACTTCTGTTTCTGGGGTAAGACCTGAAATTAGAAGTAGGCATGGCGATGTCAAAGATATTGAACGATCTTATGAGCAGAAAGGTGCCCTTCCACCTGCTAGAATAAACAGCGCACCTCAGCAG GTCAGTGATGATTTTAAACCGAAATATAATGAGAAGAAACCACAGGAAGCATGTCAAGAACCACGAGAACTGCTCAAGAAATCAGAACCAGTAGCTCCAAAAGCTGAACCAGAAAGTCAGGGGGTCAGTGCTACTCCATTTTCTGTACCAGTTAAAGTGGATTATGCCACTGATTTGTTCAATTTGCTCTCCATGGATGACTCAGCAGGAAGCGACTCCATGACATCCGCCAATAACATCACATTGGCTAGCATACATG CTACTGAAACAAAATTGGCggacaaaaaaaacaattatgcACCAAAATCATCTGAAAGCAAGGTGCAATCAAAATATGGTATTGAGGATTTATTCACAGATTCACCATCAGTCACTCAAACCGGTTCAGTGAAACCTCAGACTAATGTGAAGAATGACATTATAAACTCATTTGAGAAG TCAAGTATGGTTTCTCCGTTCTCTATGCATCAACAGCAGCAAGCAATGCTCTGCCAACAACAGTCATTACTAATGAATACAGCAAATTTTGGCGGATCCCCTGCCTTTCCAAGTTTACAACCTACCTCCCAAGCTATTCACTTGCCCACAAAAAATGGGCGAAGCATTAGCCAACAAGTTCCTGGCAACATGGCGCCTCCTAATCAACAATATTATAGTCAG ATTGGGAACGGCTATCACGCACGTCCAATAGGCAATGCAGTTTCTTACTCACCATCGAG CATGTATACAATGAGGCCAGTAGCTCCAATCAATGGTGTCAGAAGCACCAGCGCAAGCGGAGCACCCCCGAAGCCTTGTGTCACTCCAACTCCTTCCGGAAGGGACTTTGATTTTTCATCCTTAACTCAAGGATTGTTCAGTAAACGATGA
- the LOC126786250 gene encoding ADP-ribosylation factor GTPase-activating protein AGD5-like isoform X1 — protein sequence MNQKANVSKELNAKHRKILEGLLKLPENRECADCKAIAPRWASINLGIFICMQCSGAHRSLGVHISKVRSATLDTWLPEQIAFIQSMGNEKSNSYWEAELPPNYDRVGIENFIRAKYELKKWVPRDGKLRSPPRVTDQKTSVSGVRPEIRSRHGDVKDIERSYEQKGALPPARINSAPQQVSDDFKPKYNEKKPQEACQEPRELLKKSEPVAPKAEPESQGVSATPFSVPVKVDYATDLFNLLSMDDSAGSDSMTSANNITLASIHATETKLADKKNNYAPKSSESKVQSKYGIEDLFTDSPSVTQTGSVKPQTNVKNDIINSFEKSSMVSPFSMHQQQQAMLCQQQSLLMNTANFGGSPAFPSLQPTSQAIHLPTKNGRSISQQVPGNMAPPNQQYYSQIGNGYHARPIGNAVSYSPSSMYTMRPVAPINGVRSTSASGAPPKPCVTPTPSGRDFDFSSLTQGLFSKR from the exons ATGAACCAAAAGGCTAACGTTTCTAAAGAGCTTAATGCCAAGCACAGAAag ATACTGGAAGGTCTTCTTAAACTACCAGAGAACAGAGAATGTGCAGACTGCAAAGCCAT AGCTCCAAGATGGGCAAGCATCAATCTAGGGATCTTTATATGCATGCAGTGTTCTGGGGCGCATAGAAGTCTTGGGGTACACATATCAAAG GTGAGATCTGCCACTTTGGACACATGGCTTCCAGAGCAGATTGCATTTATACAAT CCATGGGAAATGAGAAATCAAACAGTTACTGGGAAGCAGAGTTGCCTCCTAATTATGACAGAGTTGGAAttgaaaatttcatccgtgCAAA GTATGAATTGAAAAAGTGGGTTCCCAGGGATGGGAAACTAAGATCACCTCCCAGGGTGACGGATCAGAAAACTTCTGTTTCTGGGGTAAGACCTGAAATTAGAAGTAGGCATGGCGATGTCAAAGATATTGAACGATCTTATGAGCAGAAAGGTGCCCTTCCACCTGCTAGAATAAACAGCGCACCTCAGCAG GTCAGTGATGATTTTAAACCGAAATATAATGAGAAGAAACCACAGGAAGCATGTCAAGAACCACGAGAACTGCTCAAGAAATCAGAACCAGTAGCTCCAAAAGCTGAACCAGAAAGTCAGGGGGTCAGTGCTACTCCATTTTCTGTACCAGTTAAAGTGGATTATGCCACTGATTTGTTCAATTTGCTCTCCATGGATGACTCAGCAGGAAGCGACTCCATGACATCCGCCAATAACATCACATTGGCTAGCATACATG CTACTGAAACAAAATTGGCggacaaaaaaaacaattatgcACCAAAATCATCTGAAAGCAAGGTGCAATCAAAATATGGTATTGAGGATTTATTCACAGATTCACCATCAGTCACTCAAACCGGTTCAGTGAAACCTCAGACTAATGTGAAGAATGACATTATAAACTCATTTGAGAAG TCAAGTATGGTTTCTCCGTTCTCTATGCATCAACAGCAGCAAGCAATGCTCTGCCAACAACAGTCATTACTAATGAATACAGCAAATTTTGGCGGATCCCCTGCCTTTCCAAGTTTACAACCTACCTCCCAAGCTATTCACTTGCCCACAAAAAATGGGCGAAGCATTAGCCAACAAGTTCCTGGCAACATGGCGCCTCCTAATCAACAATATTATAGTCAG ATTGGGAACGGCTATCACGCACGTCCAATAGGCAATGCAGTTTCTTACTCACCATCGAG CATGTATACAATGAGGCCAGTAGCTCCAATCAATGGTGTCAGAAGCACCAGCGCAAGCGGAGCACCCCCGAAGCCTTGTGTCACTCCAACTCCTTCCGGAAGGGACTTTGATTTTTCATCCTTAACTCAAGGATTGTTCAGTAAACGATGA
- the LOC126788946 gene encoding uncharacterized protein LOC126788946 — translation MDFSTMDRGQLTLVGSAGCVMLTMHFTVQLLSQHLFYWKTPKEQKAIIIIILMAPLYAIDSFVGLLDIQGSKSFFTLLDSVKECYEALVIAKFLALMYSYLNISISKGIVPDEIKGREIHHSFPMTLFQPHTVRLNHQTLKLLNYWTWQFVVIRPVVSVLMITLQLLGVYPSWLSWTFTIILNVSVSLALYSLVVFYHVFAKELEPHKPLAKFMCIKGIVFFCFWQGVVLKILAAIGIIRSHHFWLDVEHINEAIQNVLICLEMVVFSVLQQYAYHVAPYSGDVETKMRLNEKHE, via the exons ATGGATTTTAGTACAATGGATCGTGGACAGTTGACCCTGGTAGGATCGGCTGGTTGTGTGATGCTCACGATGCATTTCACAGTCCAGTTATTGTCGCAGCATCTCTTTTACTGGAAGACCCCAAAGGAACAGAAAGCCATAATAATTATCATTCTTATGGCTCCATTATATGCAATTGACTCATTTGTGGGTTTATTGGATATTCAAGGAAGCAAATCATTTTTCACTCTCTTAGACTCGGTTAAGGAGTGTTACGAGGCTCTG GTGATTGCCAAGTTCTTGGCTCTAATGTATAGTTACTTGAACATATCTATAAGCAAAGGTATTGTGCCAGATGAAATCAAAGGAAGGGAAATCCACCACTCTTTTCCAATGACTCTTTTTCAG CCACACACAGTTCGGCTAAACCACCAGACCCTGAAGCTACTCAACTATTGGACTTGGCAGTTTGTTGTCATCCGCCCAgttgtttctgttttgatgATAACACTACAACTACTTGGAGTTTATCCCAGTTGGTTGAGCTGGACCTTCACTATCATTCTTAATGTCTCTGTTTCATTGGCATTGTACTCTCTGGTTGTGTTTTACCATGTGTTTGCGAAGGAACTAGAACCACATAAACCGCTTGCAAAGTTCATGTGCATCAAGGGAATcgttttcttctgtttttggCAG GGAGTGGTCCTTAAGATATTAGCTGCTATCGGCATAATTCGGTCTCATCATTTCTGGTTGGATGTGGAGCACATTAATGAAGCTATTCAGAATGTCTTGATATGTCTCGAGATGGTTGTCTTCTCTGTTCTCCAGCAATATGCATACCATGTCGCACCTTACAGTGGAGATGTCGAAACAAAGATGAGATTAAACGAGAAACACGAATGA
- the LOC126788944 gene encoding probable disease resistance protein At4g27220: MAETIALVSSVFGCLTVAVTLASPCLRVPLSEKYDLFRTREKNLRALLLKRNELEQKRSNVDQESKEKVVHKFVKIFEWLEKTEEIIKDAAAWKFEESIHKKYCCGLPNYRSQYKAGKQISEKIDLLDELITEGEKFINLQGSDVVGKLIRSSKLVGETAISTVEEIKNCVLVEEVKTIRVYGMAGLGKSNVVSQVNDMILQEEDVGGNSTRNGHFHKVLFVTVNNQLESTKASIEDLQRQIAEKLQVDLHRDNGSSADDVLASALANSRFLIILDDMQTELSLEAIGIPTPTKENRCKVIVVSRSRPMCSDIHIDKKFEIKPLSVAEAQELFESEAGIKLSKLGDDTRAIAEKMIAECDGYPITVILLAQNLKDLMTNNSDDVDEAWKKALNGLKGSPVRLESMNKRAFTRLKHSYDMLKKESQRCFLYCALYPSDHTIERRELLEYWFCEGLLNTRKRDGRIEDMIQAKEILDELVGAYLLETVNQEGGKEAIKMRSLAKQMAVHLTKTSPQFLTKAGEELNMFPFQGEWLHDVERASLMRNQFKFLRGEPKWPKLTTLLLQHNPIGLYLDDNFFCSMPNINVLDLSYTDITSLPEPSFSKLTKLSALLLHHCHNLKTLPSLKQSRKLLILDISDSPVEQLPVGMNNMAKLIRLNMSRTNVKIFPAKLAPALVNLEELIMITNDSGFSWGKPKGAPISELRSYQKLAILYANFLNVESFVGYIIQHLCPPNFKFGVGGSCEEKLPENSIVFKGNFLVNGEPVLLPEHTSELHVICNEDLPCLQVTCHLKNLKVINICDCRCLVYLFTIDMFGNLPNLETVSVEKCPKMVSLIKPEESDDDMIKPRLKQLKVIRIFDCKTLVYLFNNEILHYFPELVEISIKQCQMIEVVIESQEPNVYPAVFPKLKELVLADLQELKCIYKGEMKWQSRVNIWNCPALKGPMITSMPAELLSRPSGSNQLQRSYSLDPNETSLLDSIDINANAAEAPESVGPKFRNAAKGGRNMN, encoded by the exons ATGGCAG AAACAATTGCACTTGTTTCCAGCGTTTTTGGCTGTCTAACCGTAGCTGTAACTCTGGCATCTCCTTGTTTACGCGTACCCCTTTCAGAAAAATATGATCTCTTCAGGACACGAGAAAAAAATCTTCGTGCTCTATTACTTAAAAGGAATGAGCTGGAACAGAAAAGGAGTAATGTAGATCAGGAATCAAAAGAGAAGGTGGTGCATAAGtttgtgaaaatatttgaGTGGTTAGAAAAGACGGAGGAGATTATCAAGGATGCTGCTGCATGGAAGTTTGAGGAGAGTATACATAAGAAGTATTGCTGTGGTCTACCCAACTATAGGTCACAGTATAAAGCTGGAAAACAAATTTCTGAAAAGATTGATCTGTTGGATGAACTAATAACGGAAGGGGAAAAGTTCATTAATTTGCAGGGGTCTGATGTAGTAGGGAAATTGATACGCAGTAGCAAGCTCGTAGGGGAGACAGCAATTTCTACAGTTGAAGAGATAAAGAACTGTGTGTTAGTAGAGGAGGTTAAGACAATACGTGTGTATGGAATGGCTGGTTTAGGCAAGTCGAATGTTGTATCACAAGTTAATGACATGATATTACAGGAGGAAGATGTTGGTGGTAACAGCACAAGAAATGGCCATTTTCATAAAGTTCTATTTGTGACTGTAAACAATCAGCTTGAATCAACTAAAGCATCTATTGAGGATCTGCAGAGGCAAATTGCAGAGAAGCTACAAGTTGATCTTCACAGGGACAATGGAAGTAGTGCAGATGATGTATTGGCAAGTGCCTTGGCCAATTCAAGGTTTTTGATCATTTTGGATGATATGCAGACAGAACTCTCTCTTGAGGCAATCGGTATTCCAACTCCAACCAAGGAGAATCGCTGCAAGGTTATAGTTGTATCCAGATCGCGTCCAATGTGCAGTGACATCCATATTGATAAAAAGTTTGAGATCAAACCTTTATCTGTTGCAGAGGCACAAGAACTGTTTGAAAGTGAAGCTGGCATTAAACTTTCGAAGCTAGGGGATGATACACGAGCCATTGCAGAGAAAATGATAGCCGAATGTGATGGATATCCCATCACAGTTATCTTGCTGGCACAAAACTTGAAAGATTTGATGACCAATAATTCtgatgatgttgatgaagCATGGAAGAAAGCTTTGAATGGGCTCAAGGGTTCTCCAGTTCGCTTAGAAAGCATGAATAAGAGGGCATTTACTCGTCTGAAACATAGTTATGACATGTTGAAGAAAGAGTCTCAGCGATGTTTCCTGTATTGTGCATTGTACCCATCTGACCATACAATCGAAAGAAGAGAATTACTGGAGTACTGGTTCTGTGAGGGTTTATTGAATACCAGAAAGAGAGATGGAAGGATAGAAGATATGATACAAGCAAAAGAGATTCTTGATGAGCTTGTAGGAGCTTACCTTCTGGAAACAGTCAATCAAGAAGGGGGCAAAGAAGCCATTAAGATGCGAAGTTTAGCAAAGCAAATGGCAGTCCACTTGACCAAAACAAGCCCTCAGTTTCTCACCAAAGCCGGGGAAGAGCTAAATATGTTTCCATTCCAAGGGGAGTGGCTTCATGATGTTGAGAGAGCCTCTTTGATGAGAAACCAGTTTAAATTTCTTCGGGGGGAACCAAAATGGCCCAAGCTAACCACACTACTTCTCCAGCACAACCCTATAGGTTTATACTTGGATGATAATTTCTTTTGTAGTATGCCTAATATCAACGTTCTTGACCTTTCGTACACTGATATCACTTCCCTTCCAGAGCCATCTTTTTCTAAATTGACAAAATTGAGTGCACTTCTCTTGCATCATTGTCACAACTTGAAAACTCTGCCATCTTTGAAGCAGTCTAGGAAACTCCTTATTCTTGATATTTCTGATAGTCCTGTGGAACAATTACCAGTGGGGATGAATAACATGGCCAAACTTATTCGCCTGAACATGTCGCGCACCAATGTAAAGATATTTCCAGCTAAGTTGGCACCTGCATTAGTAAATCTGGAAGAATTGATAATGATAACTAATGATTCGGGTTTTTCTTGGGGAAAACCCAAAGGAGCACCTATCAGTGAGCTGAGATCCTACCAGAAGTTAGCTATTCTCTATGCCAACTTCCTAAATGTAGAATCATTTGTTGGCTATATCATTCAGCATCTGTGTCCACCCAATTTCAAGTTCGGTGTGGGTGGTTCTTGTGAAGAAAAGTTACCTGAAAACAGCATAGTTTTCAAGGGTAACTTCCTTGTGAATGGAGAACCAGTCTTACTCCCGGAACACACTTCTGAACTGCATGTCATATGCAATGAGGATCTACCTTGCTTGCAGGTTACTTGTCATCTAAAGAATCTGAAAGTCATCAACATTTGTGACTGCAGATGTTTGGTCTATTTATTCACCATTGACATGTTTGGGAATCTTCCAAACCTTGAAACTGTTTCAGTCGAGAAATGTCCAAAGATGGTGAGCTTGATCAAACCAGAAGAATCTGATGATGACATGATCAAACCTCGTCTGAAGCAACTAAAGGTCATCCGTATCTTTGACTGCAAAACTTTGGTCTACTTATTCAACAATGAGATTCTGCACTACTTCCCGGAGCTCGTAGAGATCTCCATCAAACAATGCCAGATGATAGAAGTGGTAATAGAGTCACAAGAGCCAAATGTCTACCCTGCAGTTTTTCCAAAGTTAAAGGAGTTGGTATTGGCTGATCTGCAAGAATTAAAATGCATCTACAAAGGAGAGATGAAGTGGCAATCTCGCGTAAACATTTGGAACTGTCCTGCTTTAAAAGGGCCAATGATAACTTCTATGCCTGCAGAACTGCTTTCCAGACCAAG TGGGAGCAATCAACTTCAAAGGAGTTATAGCTTAG ATCCGAATGAGACTTCACTGCTGGACTCGATAGATATTAATGCCAACGCAGCAGAAGCTCCTGAATCCGTTGGACCCAAATTTCGTAATGCTGCAAAGG GAGGAAGGAATATGAACTAA
- the LOC126788945 gene encoding beta-galactosidase 8-like, whose amino-acid sequence MGSKIWMALVLFVIITFEGFFIETVNSATVTYDHRALVIDGKRRVLQSGSIHYPRSTPEVWPEIISKAKEGGLDVIETYVFWNYHEPVKGQYYFEGRFDLVRFVKTVQEAGLLVHLRIGPYACAEWNYGGFPIWLHFIPGIQFRTTNAPFKNEMKKFLAKIVEMMKEEHLFASQGGPIILAQVENEYGNVEGSYGVGGELYVQWAAETAVSLNTSVPWVMCVQDDAPDPIINTCNGFYCNSFSPNSPSKPKMWTENYSGWFLGFGNPIPYRPVEDLAFAVARFSEAGGTFQNYYMYFGGTNFGRTAGGPLVATSYDYDAPIDEYGFLRQPKWGHLRDLHKAIKHCEEYLISSDPTQVQLGVDLEAHIYYKHSNKCAAFLANYGSSSDANVTFNGHVYFLPAWSVSILPDCKNVIFNTAKVVSQRTVGDPIFATTKLEPSSWGWYKEKVGSWGNSSFSSPGLLEQISTTKDTSDFLWYSISINIGPDQGTELFLNIESLGHAALIFVNKKPIGFGYGNHEDASFILNELVALNPGNNTIDMLSMMIGVQNFGPWFDIAGAGIFFVAIGDLDTGKVDLSDNEWTYQVGLEGEYLGLDNISLANSSLWTTGKIPPVSQTLIWYKVSFIAPEGKGPLSLDLASMGKGQAWVNGQGIGRYWSTYLSPSAGCNSSSGCDYRGAYDANKCLKNCGKPAQTLYHIPRTWVHDGENLLVLHEELGGDPSKISVRIRTGQEICAYVSDTDPPPVNSWKSNSEFMSQKSEVQLTCDQGWQITAINFASYGTPKGSCGASFTLGTCHADVVTIVEQACLGKEGCSITISTETFSDPCPGVLKSLAVHALCSN is encoded by the exons ATGGGTAGCAAAATATGGATGGCATTGGTTCTGTTTGTGATCATAACTTTTGAGGGGTTTTTCATTGAAACAGTAAATTCTGCCACTGTGACATATGACCATAGAGCTCTGGTTATTGATGGGAAGCGGCGGGTGTTGCAGTCGGGTTCTATCCATTATCCTAGAAGCACTCCTGAG GTGTGGCCAGAGATTATTAGTAAGGCCAAGGAAGGAGGACTTGACGTGATAGAGACTTATGTTTTCTGGAACTATCATGAACCTGTAAAAGGGCAG TACTACTTTGAAGGCAGGTTTGATTTGGTGAGATTTGTGAAGACAGTGCAAGAAGCTGGCCTTCTAGTCCATTTGAGGATTGGCCCTTATGCTTGTGCTGAATGGAACTATGG GGGTTTTCCTATTTGGTTACACTTTATTCCCGGAATTCAGTTCCGTACAACAAATGCACCTTTTAAG aatgaaatgaagaaatttCTTGCAAAAATTGTTGAAATGATGAAGGAGGAGCATCTATTCGCATCACAAGGGGGGCCAATCATCCTTGCTCAG GTTGAAAATGAATATGGAAATGTTGAAGGTTCGTATGGAGTTGGTGGAGAATTATATGTCCAATGGGCTGCAGAAACCGCTGTTAGTCTCAATACAAGTGTACCATGGGTGATGTGTGTGCAAGATGATGCACCTGATCCAATT ATAAACACATGCAATGGATTTTATTGCAACTCGTTTTCCCCAAATTCTCCTTCCAAACCAAAAATGTGGACAGAGAATTACAGTGGATG GTTCCTTGGATTTGGCAATCCAATACCTTATCGACCTGTTGAGGATCTTGCTTTTGCTGTTGCACGGTTTTCTGAAGCAGGTGGAACATTTCAAAACTATTATATG TATTTTGGTGGGACTAACTTTGGAAGAACAGCTGGAGGCCCTTTGGTTGCAACAAGCTATGATTATGATGCTCCTATAGATGAATATG GTTTCCTTAGACAGCCAAAATGGGGCCACCTACGAGATTTACACAAGGCAATAAAGCACTGTGAAGAGTATCTGATCAGCTCTGATCCAACTCAAGTGCAACTTGGAGTAGATTTAGAG GCGCATATCTACTACAAACATTCCAATAAATGTGCAGCGTTTCTTGCAAATTACGGAAGTAGTTCAGATGCAAATGTCACATTCAATGGACATGTTTATTTCCTTCCAGCTTGGTCTGTGAGCATCCTTCCAGATTGTAAGAATGTTATATTCAACACCGCCAAG GTTGTCTCACAAAGAACTGTTGGAGATCCTATTTTTGCAACCACAAAACTGGAACCATCTTCATGGGGATGGTACAAAGAAAAAGTTGGTAGCTGGGGTAACAGTTCATTTAGTAGCCCAGGCTTACTGGAGCAGATTAGTACCACGAAAGATACTAGTGATTTCTTATGGTATTCAATAAG TATCAATATTGGACCTGATCAAGGGACAGAACTTTTCTTAAATATTGAGAGCCTGGGACACGCCGCTCTAATTTTTGTTAACAAAAAGCCTATTG GATTCGGATATGGTAACCATGAAGATGCTAGCTTCATCCTTAATGAGCTGGTTGCTCTGAACCCTGGAAACAATACTATTGATATGTTGAGTATGATGATTGGTGTACAG AACTTTGGACCGTGGTTCGATATAGCTGGAGCAGGAATTTTCTTTGTTGCTATTGGCGACTTAGACACTGGAAAAGTTGATCTTTCTGATAATGAATGGACCTACCAG gtaGGGCTGGAAGGGGAATACCTTGGATTGGATAACATAAGTCTTGCAAATAGTTCACTATGGACTACAGGAAAAATTCCACCAGTTAGTCAGACTTTGATATGGTACAAG GTTTCATTTATTGCTCCCGAAGGAAAGGGTCCTTTGTCATTAGATCTTGCTAGCATGGGAAAGGGGCAGGCCTGGGTTAATGGGCAGGGCATAGGGAGATATTGGTCCACCTATCTCTCACCGTCTGCTGGTTGCAACAGTAGTAGTGGCTGTGACTACAGGGGAGCTTATGATGCAAATAAATGTCTAAAGAACTGTGGCAAACCAGCTCAAACTCT GTACCATATTCCTCGTACTTGGGTACATGATGGAGAGAATCTcctagttctccatgaagagCTTGGGGGTGACCCTTCAAAGATTTCTGTGAGGATACGAACTGgccaagaaatttgtgcaTATGTATCAGACACTGATCCTCCACCTGTCAATTCCTGGAAATCAAACTCTGAATTCATGTCTCAAAAGTCTGAAGTTCAACTGACCTGTGACCAAGGATGGCAAATTACTGCAATTAACTTTGCTAGCTATGGAACTCCTAAAGGAAGCTGTGGTGCCAGTTTTACTCTGGGAACTTGCCATGCTGATGTCGTAACAATCGTTGAGCAG GCTTGCCTTGGCAAAGAAGGATGTTCGATTACCATTTCCACAGAAACCTTCAGTGATCCGTGTCCTGGTGTGTTAAAGAGTTTAGCCGTTCATGCCCTTTGCAGCAACTGA